A genomic stretch from Salarias fasciatus chromosome 18, fSalaFa1.1, whole genome shotgun sequence includes:
- the serbp1b gene encoding plasminogen activator inhibitor 1 RNA-binding protein isoform X1: MPGHLQEGFGCVVTNRFDQLLDDESDPFEILKAAENKKKEGAAAGSAKTAAQAAKQPKKESQKDRKNPLLDKKEETQAPVPLKKEGIRRVGRRPDQQGQSGPPHQGGQGEGRSGDKRPDRRPPRERRFEKPAEDKPEGGADFSADKPSGDRPPRGRGGGRGGRGGRGRGMGRGEGFESRGKRDFDRHSGNDKSNQKSEEKRGGGGSHNWGNVKDEVSEAEQTAAPETTPEGEEAAPAGSENKENEVEEVKNEGPREMTLDEWKAMQDKERTKVEFNIRKPNEGADSQWKKGYVLHKSKSEDVSERPVGALIDSSETEAETHTLYHKGAADESGDHHFRKPANDITSQLEINFGDLGRPGRGRGGARGGRGGRGGGGNRTARGGGRSEKASGVSVPNVDDPEAFPALA, encoded by the exons ATGCCCGGACACCTGCAGGAAGGCTTCGGCTGCGTCGTGACCAACCGGTTCGACCAGCTATTGGACGACGAGTCCGACCCGTTCGAGATCCTGAAAGCCGCCgaaaacaagaagaaggagGGGGCCGCCGCTGGCTCCGCCAAGACCGCGGCTCAAGCCGCCAAGCAGCCTAAGAAGGAGTCacagaaggacagaaaaaaCCCGCTGCTGGACAAGAAGGAGGAGACCCAGGCGCCGGTTCCCCTCAAGAAGGAAG GAATCAGGCGAGTCGGCAGGAGGCCGGACCAGCAGGGCCAGTCTGGACCGCCACACCAGGGCGGGCAGGGCGAGGGTCGCTCCGGGGACAAGCGGCCGGACCGGAGACCTCCCCGGGAGCGCCGTTTCGAGAAGCCTGCCGAGGACAAGCCTGAAGGTGGCGCCGACTTCTCTGCAGACAA GCCTTCTGGAGACCGGCCCCCCAGAGGGCGTGGTGGCGGCCGGGGTGGGCGTGGTGGAAGAGGACGGGGCATGGGCCGAGGCGAGGGCTTCGAGTCGCGTGGGAAACGGGACTTCGACAGACACAGCGGCAACGACAAATC CAATCAGAAGAGCGAGGAgaagcgcggcggcggcggctcgcacAACTGGGGCAACGTGAAGGATGAAGTGAG CGAGGCTGAACAGACGGCTGCTCCTGAGACGACCCCGGAGGGAGAGGAGGCCGCCCCCGCCGGCTCCGAGAACAA GGAGaacgaggtggaggaggtgaaaaaCGAAGGACCACGAGAGATGACCCTGGACGAGTGGAAGGCCATGCAGGACAAGGAGCGCACCAAGGTGGAGTTCAACATCCGCAAGCCCAACGAGGGCGCCGACAGCCAGTGGAAGAAGGGCTACGTGCTGCACAAGTCCAAGAGCGAAGATGTGAGTGAG AGGCCTGTTGGCGCTTTGATTGACTCCTCAGAGAcggaagcagaaacacacactctctaccACAAG GGCGCCGCCGACGAGTCCGGCGACCACCATTTCCGCAAACCAGCCAACGACATCACATCCCAGCTGGAGATTAACTTTGGAGACCTGGGGCGCCCCGGCCGCGGGCGTGGGGGCGCGCGCGGCGGCAGAGGGGGCCGCGGCGGGGGAGGCAACAGGACGGCGCGTGGGGGAGGACGCTCCGAAAAG GCCAGCGGAGTGTCGGTGCCCAACGTGGacgatcccgaggcgttccccgCCCTGGCCTGA
- the serbp1b gene encoding plasminogen activator inhibitor 1 RNA-binding protein isoform X2: MPGHLQEGFGCVVTNRFDQLLDDESDPFEILKAAENKKKEGAAAGSAKTAAQAAKQPKKESQKDRKNPLLDKKEETQAPVPLKKEGIRRVGRRPDQQGQSGPPHQGGQGEGRSGDKRPDRRPPRERRFEKPAEDKPEGGADFSADKPSGDRPPRGRGGGRGGRGGRGRGMGRGEGFESRGKRDFDRHSGNDKSNQKSEEKRGGGGSHNWGNVKDEVSEAEQTAAPETTPEGEEAAPAGSENKENEVEEVKNEGPREMTLDEWKAMQDKERTKVEFNIRKPNEGADSQWKKGYVLHKSKSEDRPVGALIDSSETEAETHTLYHKGAADESGDHHFRKPANDITSQLEINFGDLGRPGRGRGGARGGRGGRGGGGNRTARGGGRSEKASGVSVPNVDDPEAFPALA; encoded by the exons ATGCCCGGACACCTGCAGGAAGGCTTCGGCTGCGTCGTGACCAACCGGTTCGACCAGCTATTGGACGACGAGTCCGACCCGTTCGAGATCCTGAAAGCCGCCgaaaacaagaagaaggagGGGGCCGCCGCTGGCTCCGCCAAGACCGCGGCTCAAGCCGCCAAGCAGCCTAAGAAGGAGTCacagaaggacagaaaaaaCCCGCTGCTGGACAAGAAGGAGGAGACCCAGGCGCCGGTTCCCCTCAAGAAGGAAG GAATCAGGCGAGTCGGCAGGAGGCCGGACCAGCAGGGCCAGTCTGGACCGCCACACCAGGGCGGGCAGGGCGAGGGTCGCTCCGGGGACAAGCGGCCGGACCGGAGACCTCCCCGGGAGCGCCGTTTCGAGAAGCCTGCCGAGGACAAGCCTGAAGGTGGCGCCGACTTCTCTGCAGACAA GCCTTCTGGAGACCGGCCCCCCAGAGGGCGTGGTGGCGGCCGGGGTGGGCGTGGTGGAAGAGGACGGGGCATGGGCCGAGGCGAGGGCTTCGAGTCGCGTGGGAAACGGGACTTCGACAGACACAGCGGCAACGACAAATC CAATCAGAAGAGCGAGGAgaagcgcggcggcggcggctcgcacAACTGGGGCAACGTGAAGGATGAAGTGAG CGAGGCTGAACAGACGGCTGCTCCTGAGACGACCCCGGAGGGAGAGGAGGCCGCCCCCGCCGGCTCCGAGAACAA GGAGaacgaggtggaggaggtgaaaaaCGAAGGACCACGAGAGATGACCCTGGACGAGTGGAAGGCCATGCAGGACAAGGAGCGCACCAAGGTGGAGTTCAACATCCGCAAGCCCAACGAGGGCGCCGACAGCCAGTGGAAGAAGGGCTACGTGCTGCACAAGTCCAAGAGCGAAGAT AGGCCTGTTGGCGCTTTGATTGACTCCTCAGAGAcggaagcagaaacacacactctctaccACAAG GGCGCCGCCGACGAGTCCGGCGACCACCATTTCCGCAAACCAGCCAACGACATCACATCCCAGCTGGAGATTAACTTTGGAGACCTGGGGCGCCCCGGCCGCGGGCGTGGGGGCGCGCGCGGCGGCAGAGGGGGCCGCGGCGGGGGAGGCAACAGGACGGCGCGTGGGGGAGGACGCTCCGAAAAG GCCAGCGGAGTGTCGGTGCCCAACGTGGacgatcccgaggcgttccccgCCCTGGCCTGA